The stretch of DNA GACTGGCGGCCGGCATCACGGTCGCGATCCTGTTCGCCGCCGCCTACACCTACGGGTTATACCGCACCAGCGGCACCTTCGGGGTCGACGGGACCATCGACGTCGGCCTCGTCCAGCCGGCGGTTTCCCCCGAACAGTGGGCCGGCGACGACAAGACGCCGCAGGTTGACGCCCTGTTCGCCCTGTCGGATTCGCTGCTGGACACCCCTTCGGCGCCCCATATCCTCATCTGGCCCGAGACGGCCGTCTCGGTCCTCCCGTCGGCCGCCTCCTCCCGCCCGATCCGCGAGCGGCTCACCGAATGGATCACGCGCCGGGGGATCACGCTCCTGACGGGCGCCATCGCCGAGGCGCCGGGGCACATGCCCTCCGTCAGCTACGCCAACAGCGCCTTGCTCCTCCGCCCGAATTTCCCGCTGCTGCGGTACGACAAGAACAAGCTCGTCCCCTTCGCCGAACGCGTCCCGTTCGAGTCGGTCCTGCCGCACCTGGATTTCCTCCGGGTGCAGGCCGGCGGCGTCGCCGGCTACCAGCCCGGCCGTGAACGCGTCATGCTGCCCGTCGGACCGCTGCAAGCGGGGCCCCTCATCTGCTTCGAAAGCCTGTTCGGCGACTATACCCGCCGGTATGTGAAGGCGGGCGCGGACTTCCTGGCGGTCCTGTCGCAGACCGGCTGGTGGGGTCGATCCCTCGGTCCGTGGCAGTACCTGGCCTTCACCCGGCTCCGCGCCATCGAGACGCGCCGCGCCGTGGTCATCGCCACGGTCGCCGGCCCGAGCGCGCTCATCCTGCCTTCCGGGCAGGTCCAGATCGGCACGGAATGGATGAAACGCCGCGCGCTGACGGTGAAGGTCCCCGTCGCAACCGAGCGCACCTTCTACGTGACGCACGGCGACTGGGTGAGCATCGTCGGCATGGCCGTCGCGCTCCTGCTCACCGGCTGGTTTTTTGTCAACCGATTCTCCGAACGCTGGATGCACGCCTGAGGCATCCGCCCGAACTTCCAAGCCGGCGCGAGGCGCCGTTCCGTTCATGCAGTTTCGTTGCCCGTTCGTGCTGGCCTCCACCTCGCCACGCCGGAAACATCTCCTCGAACAGCTGGGGCTCGCCTTCGAGCGATGCGCGCCCGAGGTCGACGAATCGTTCGATCCGGCGCTCGCGCCGCCGGCGATCGTCGAAGACCTCGCCGGCCGCAAGGCCGATGCGGTCGCCCATCGGTTTCCCGACGCCCTCGTCCTCTCCGCGGACACCATCGTCGTGCTCGATGGCGACGTGCTCAACAAGCCGGCCTCCTCGGAAGAAGCCGCCTCGATGCTCCGCCGGCTCAGCGGCCGCACGCATGAGGTCTACACCGGCATCGCCCTCGCGCAGGCAGCGACGAGCCGGCGCGTGACGGCGCACGAGGCAACCCGCGTGACCTTCGCCCCGTTAAACGACCGCGAGATCGCCGCGTATGTCGCCACCGGGTCGCCGCTCGACAAGGCCGGCGCATACGGCATCCAGGACGACCGCGGCGCTCTTTTCGTCGCCCGTATCGAGGGAGATTATTATAATGTCGTGGGGCTGCCGCTACACCGCGTCTACACGGTGGCGAAAGCCTCATTCAGTGACCTGATGGTGCTGTAAGCGCGTCACACCGACCCGGCATGCCTGGCTTCGGACCGGCCGACACCGTGCAGCCCTTCACCCACCGCAACGGGATTCCGATGCCGTACACCTCGTTTCAAGACATCCGGCTGCTGCTCATTCAGGCCCGCAGCGCCGCGCACATGCGCGAACAGGAGCTGACGT from Rhodothermales bacterium encodes:
- a CDS encoding Maf family protein, giving the protein MQFRCPFVLASTSPRRKHLLEQLGLAFERCAPEVDESFDPALAPPAIVEDLAGRKADAVAHRFPDALVLSADTIVVLDGDVLNKPASSEEAASMLRRLSGRTHEVYTGIALAQAATSRRVTAHEATRVTFAPLNDREIAAYVATGSPLDKAGAYGIQDDRGALFVARIEGDYYNVVGLPLHRVYTVAKASFSDLMVL
- the lnt gene encoding apolipoprotein N-acyltransferase is translated as MRLPPEAARYVPSRHAPDVAARLRGALTCGLLLALSFPPFPFPILGSFALLPLLRLWYYQTDMRLMYLDSFFALLVTFLIAFSWPLLHRLPDAAWASLSGFFLLPMMLALPFALAIPLRRQFGIALGCTALVAFSVAIEWVISHGPFAMPGPLLGNTLAAAPSLNQIADLAGVPGLTVWLWLCNLCFFFAITGVYQRRRLAAGITVAILFAAAYTYGLYRTSGTFGVDGTIDVGLVQPAVSPEQWAGDDKTPQVDALFALSDSLLDTPSAPHILIWPETAVSVLPSAASSRPIRERLTEWITRRGITLLTGAIAEAPGHMPSVSYANSALLLRPNFPLLRYDKNKLVPFAERVPFESVLPHLDFLRVQAGGVAGYQPGRERVMLPVGPLQAGPLICFESLFGDYTRRYVKAGADFLAVLSQTGWWGRSLGPWQYLAFTRLRAIETRRAVVIATVAGPSALILPSGQVQIGTEWMKRRALTVKVPVATERTFYVTHGDWVSIVGMAVALLLTGWFFVNRFSERWMHA